Proteins co-encoded in one Puniceicoccaceae bacterium genomic window:
- a CDS encoding type II toxin-antitoxin system death-on-curing family toxin, producing MNEPKFLSVRQIENFHRRGLELWGGSEGIRNRSLFKGAVAQAQNVYWYAQGDLFDVAAAYCFHIAQAQAFLDGNKRTAVAAGLTFLRINGVTVGSELSEMIYDAMIGIAKHELDRSGLAELLRKHLINR from the coding sequence ATGAACGAACCAAAGTTTTTGAGTGTTCGTCAGATTGAGAACTTCCATCGGCGAGGACTGGAACTTTGGGGCGGGTCAGAAGGAATCCGAAATCGATCCCTTTTTAAAGGAGCGGTTGCTCAGGCTCAAAATGTCTATTGGTATGCTCAAGGTGACCTCTTTGATGTCGCTGCGGCTTACTGCTTCCATATCGCACAAGCTCAAGCCTTCCTTGATGGAAACAAAAGAACTGCAGTTGCTGCGGGGCTGACTTTCCTTCGAATAAATGGTGTAACTGTTGGATCTGAATTATCTGAAATGATCTATGATGCCATGATTGGCATTGCCAAACATGAGTTGGATCGATCCGGACTTGCAGAGTTGCTTCGAAAGCATCTAATCAATAGATAA
- a CDS encoding leucine zipper domain-containing protein, with translation MPWTEEELMEKKERFVELALSGKFYISDLSQQYGIIRKTAHKYLKRYKAEGKLGLQERSRCPLGYALG, from the coding sequence ATGCCCTGGACAGAAGAAGAACTGATGGAGAAGAAAGAGAGATTCGTTGAGCTGGCGCTGAGCGGAAAGTTTTATATCAGCGATTTGAGTCAGCAGTATGGGATCATCCGCAAGACAGCGCACAAGTATCTCAAGCGCTACAAAGCGGAAGGCAAACTGGGGTTGCAGGAACGCAGCCGTTGTCCATTGGGATATGCGCTTGGTTGA